Proteins encoded together in one Drosophila albomicans strain 15112-1751.03 chromosome 2R, ASM965048v2, whole genome shotgun sequence window:
- the LOC117574248 gene encoding LOW QUALITY PROTEIN: sterol O-acyltransferase 1 (The sequence of the model RefSeq protein was modified relative to this genomic sequence to represent the inferred CDS: inserted 1 base in 1 codon; deleted 1 base in 1 codon) gives MAKEESSARRESCTEQLQFVRDKLQIFQSKMLAEFDQRISCMIEDVLQDMRQQELRAHEFRHFDKHKERGNNATSTWHNRKLQVTTNPDVTDNQNWPADVQNEKTTPAQQQPKQQPQQQQSEQPKQRRRQLPDKVFVARESYLTALLQVEHMRTIYHIFYIILVMFLLNVVFYDYFVEGRINLGLGTFRGGLKRLHWVMGVWLLEHVFVLALYFAFQGWALVRAKLQAHASLQRFWSHSCLIMYISAQLVFGYVSTSLCLKFRLPFVSACVLLLESTRLLMKMHAFVRFNAERVLRGKQKLDDESDTAQTAGSGRPYVPPLHCYVYFLFAPTLIYRDSYPRTAHIRWKFAVSRLLEIVAVAFLYAFIHERHIHEHFGQFGKETLGASQLIVKLFGMMLPSAVIFLCGFYMILHSWLNFTSELLRFGDRMFYKDWWTSHTYDGYYRNWNVVVHDWLYEYVYRDVYTHIFKGSKVAASLLVFMISALVHEQVLGFALQVFFPVMFVFFGVVGVALVFLMRSAPKTLGNIFLWFSLIXGNGMLISLYAMEYYAKKNCDHLRYESWSDHLTPAIWRCYH, from the exons ATGGCGAAGGAAGAGTCAAGCGCAAGGCGAGAGTCCTGCACcgagcaattgcaatttgtgcgcgacaaactgcaaatatttcaatcgAAAATGCTGGCTGAATTTGATCAGCGGATCTCGTGCATGATTGAGGATGTGCTGCAGGACATGCGACAGCAGGAGTTGCGGGCCCACGAATTTCGTCACTTTGACAAGCACAAGGAGAGAGGGAACAATGCGACATCCACTTGGCACAATCGCAAACTCCAAGTCACAACAAACCCTGACGTCACTGATAATCAAAATTGGCCAGCGGATGTCCAAAATGAGAAAACGACGCCagcgcaacagcaaccaaaacaacagccccaacaacaacaaagtgagCAACCAAAACAAAGACGACGTCAATTGCCGGATAAAGTGTTTGTGGCGCGCGAATCGTATTTAACGGCGCTGCTACAGGTGGAACACATGCGCACCATCTATCACATCTTCTACATTATTCTGGTCATGTTTCTGCTGAACGTTGTGTTCTACGACTACTTTGTGGAGGGTCGCATCAACTTGGGCCTGGGCACTTTTCGTGGTGGCCTTAAGCGTCTGCATTGGGTGATGGGTGTCTGGCTGCTGGAGCATGTCTTTGTCCTGGCGCTCTACTTTGCATTCCAAGGCTGGGCGCTTGTGCGTGCTAAGCTGCAAGCACAcg CTTCACTGCAACGCTTCTGGTCCCATAGCTGCCTCATCATGTACATCAGCGCCCAGCTGGTCTTTGGCTATGTCTCCACATCGCTCTGCTTGAAGTTTCGGCTGCCCTTTGTCAGCGCCTGCGTCTTACTCCTCGAGAGCACGCGTCTGCTAATGAAGATGCACGCTTTCGTACGCTTCAATGCCGAACGCGTACTGCGGGGCAAGCAAAAGTTGGATGACGAAAGCGACACAGCGCAGACAGCGGGAAGTGGTCGCCCCTATGTTCCGCCTCTGCATTGCTATGTCTACTTCCTGTTCGCACCCACGCTTATCTATCGCGATAGTTATCCACGTACTGCTCACATACGCTGGAAGTTTGCGGTGAGCCGTCTCCTCGAGATTGTGGCTGTGGCCTTTCTCTATGCCTTCATCCATGAGCGGCATATTCACGAGCATTTCGGACAGTTTGGCAAGGAAACACTGGGTGCGTCCCAATTGATTGTCAAGCTTTTTGGCATGATGCTGCCTAGTGCCGTAATCTTCCTCTGTGGCTTCTATATGATACTGCATTCGTGGCTAAACTTTACGTCCGAACTGTTGCGCTTCGGCGATCGCATGTTCTACAAGGATTGGTGGACTTCGCACACATACGACGGCTACTATCGCAACTGGAATGTGGTTGTGCACGATTGGCTCTACGAATATGTTTACCGCGATGTTTATACCCACATCTTTAAGGGCTCCAAGGTTGCTGCCTCGCTGCTGGTGTTCATGATCTCGGCGTTGGTCCACGAACAAGTTTTGGGATTTGCTCTACAAGTCTTCTTCCCCGTTATGTTTGTGTTCTTCGGCGTTGTGGGCGTGGCGCTGGTGTTTCTTATGCGCAGTGCACCAAAAACACTG GGTAATATATTCCTGTGGTTCTCGCTCA TTGGCAACGGCATGTTGATCTCACTGTACGCCATGGAGTATTATGCGAAAAAGAACTGTGACCATCTGCGCTACGAGAGTTGGTCAGATCATCTAACGCCAGCGATATGGCGTTGTTACCATTAG
- the LOC117574251 gene encoding cyclin-dependent kinases regulatory subunit, with translation MPADQIQYSEKYFDDKFEYRHVILPPDLAKHVPKSHLMTETEWRNLGVQQSPGWVHYMMHAPEPHVILFRRKRQDEEETPTLQTTSTTNNVNVCA, from the exons ATGCCCGCCGATCAAATTCAATATTCTGAGAAGTATTTCGATGACAAATTTGAGTACAG GCATGTTATCCTACCGCCCGATTTGGCCAAACACGTACCCAAGTCCCACCTGATGACGGAGACCGAATGGCGCAATTTGGGTGTCCAGCAAAGTCCCGGTTGGGTGCACTACATGATGCATGCCCCAGAGCCACACGTTATCCTATTTCGCCGCAAGCGTCAGGATGAGGAGGAAACACCAACGTTGCAAACGACCAGCACTACAAACAATGTTAACGTATGCGCTTAG
- the LOC117575325 gene encoding LOW QUALITY PROTEIN: protein hunchback (The sequence of the model RefSeq protein was modified relative to this genomic sequence to represent the inferred CDS: inserted 1 base in 1 codon) yields the protein MQNWETSTASANYEQHNAWYSSMFAANIKQEPMSHHQQQPQHESNNSNASSPRQSPHLPSTQLEQYLKQQQQQQQQQQQPMDTLCAAAMTPSPSNNDQNSLQHFDITLHQQLLQQQQYQQHFQAAQHQQQQQHHHLGLGGFNPLTPPGLPNPMQHYYASNMRPSPQPTPTATAATSAGVAATLQTGDKLQALTPPMDVTPPKSPAKSQQSNGAEPEKEHDLMSNSSEDMKYMAESEDDDTNIRMPIYNSHGKMKNYKCKTCGVVAITKVDFWAHTRTHMKPDKILQCAKCPFVTEFKHHLEYHIRKHKNQKPFQCDKCSYTCVNKSMLNSHRKSHSSVYQYRCADCDYATKYCHSFKLHLRKYGHKPGMVLDEDGTPNPSLVIDVYGTRRGPKSKSISGSSSSCSGSSKRSSNAAAVAQQQQQQQQQQQQSVVVPVTAATSQLSAALQGFPLPSTTTVAPPPPAAAAVPTAAATPAAAISPPSPAKSVASQEREQPPSLPSALLPPLASLLQQNHNMAFFPYWNLNLQMLAAQQQAAVLAQLSPRMHDQFQQQHQQQQQQYLHQQHEQTAQSDNEEDDDQDDDFERKSVDSAMDLSQGTPIKEEMLPHSSHMNHMAMNLKIKDEDTXLISSSTASRRKGRVLKLDTLLHLKSAAMSSPEQPLKLPTASSPIAGSSAVKQLADDPCSGASSADESMETSHVPQANTSASSTASSSGNSSNASSNAAPPATASVSVSSSASVVAATATATASVSVSSSSSSTGSSSAISSNSNSSPAIYECKYCDIYFKDAVLYTIHMGYHSCDDVFKCNMCGEKCDGPVGLFVHMARNAHS from the exons ATGCAGAACTGGGAGACGAGCACGGCGTCGGCCAACTATGAGCAACACAATGCCTGGTACAGCAGCATGTTTGCCGCCAACATCAAGCAGGAGCCCATGTCGcaccatcaacagcagccacaacacgagagcaacaacagcaatgccaGCAGTCCAAGGCAATCGCCACATCTGCCCAGCACTCAACTGGAGCAATATctgaaacagcaacagcagcaacaacaacagcagcagcagcccatGGATACGCTGTGTGCAGCGGCAATGACGCCATCGCCCAGCAACAACGATCAGAACAGTCTGCAACACTTTGATATCACACTGCatcagcaactgttgcagcagcagcaataccAGCAACACTTCCAAGCCGcccaacaccagcagcagcagcaacatcatcatcttGGATTAGGCGGCTTCAATCCGCTAACCCCGCCAGGATTGCCCAATCCCATGCAGCACTATTACGCCAGCAACATGCGTCCCAGTCCACAGCCAACAcctacagcaacagcggcaacatcaGCTGGTGTTGCAGCCACACTGCAAACTGGGGACAAATTGCAGGCGCTCACACCTCCCATGGATGTGACACCACCAAAATCACCGGCCAAGTCCCAGCAATCGAATGGTGCCGAGCCGGAAAAGGAACATGATTTGATGTCCAATTCCAGCGAGGACATGAAGTACATGGCCGAGTCCGAGGATGATGATACCAACATCCGCATGCCCATCTACAATTCGCATGGCAAGATGAAGAACTACAAGTGCAAGACATGCGGAGTTGTTGCCATCACCAAGGTAGACTTTTgggcacacacacgcacccaCATGAAACCGGACAAGATTCTGCAGTGTGCCAAGTGTCCGTTTGTCACCGAGTTCAAGCATCATCTGGAGTATCACATTCGCAAGCACAAGAACCAAAAGCCCTTCCAGTGCGACAAATGCAGCTACACATGTGTCAACAAATCCATGCTCAACTCGCATCGCAAGTCGCACAGTTCGGTGTATCAGTATCGCTGCGCCGACTGCGATTATGCCACCAAATACTGCCACAGCTTCAAGTTGCATTTGCGCAAATATGGTCACAAGCCCGGCATGGTTCTGGATGAGGATGGCACACCGAATCCCTCGCTTGTTATCGATGTCTACGGCACTCGCCGAGGACCCAAGAGCAAGTCCATCTCGGGAagcagctccagctgcagcgGATCCAGCAAGCGCAGCAGCAATGCCGCCGCAGTtgctcaacagcagcagcagcagcagcagcagcagcagcagtccgTGGTTGTTCCcgtgacagcagcaacatcacaGCTTTCGGCAGCACTTCAAGGATTCCCCTTGCCATccacaacaacagttgctccaccgcctccagcagcagcagcagtcccAACAGCTGCAGCCACACCTGCGGCAGCTATTTCTCCACCATCGCCGGCCAAGAGCGTAGCCAGCCAGGAGCGCGAACAGCCCCCCAGTCTACCTAGTGCTTTGCTGCCGCCTTTGGCCAGTTTGCTGCAACAGAACCACAACATGGCCTTTTTCCCCTACTGGAATCTCAATCTGCAGATGCTTGCCGCCCAGCAGCAGGCCGCTGTTCTGGCTCAATTGTCGCCACGGATGCACGATCAAttccaacagcagcaccagcaacagcagcagcaatatctGCACCAACAACACGAGCAAACCGCACAGAGCGATAACGAAGAGGACGACGACCAGGACGATGATTTTGAGCGCAAGTCAGTGGATTCGGCAATGGATCTGTCCCAAGGCACACCCATCAAGGAGGAGATGCTGCCACACAGCAGCCACATGAATCACATGGCCATGAATCTGAAGATCAAGGACGAGGATA CATtgatcagcagcagcacagcgtCGCGCCGCAAAGGACGCGTGCTGAAGCTCGACACACTGTTGCACCTCAAGTCTGCCGCCATGTCATCACCGGAACAGCCTTTAAAGCTGCCCACTGCCTCGTCACCCATTGCCGGCAGCAGCGCCGTCAAGCAGCTGGCCGATGATCCATGCTCGGGTGCCAGTTCGGCTGATGAGTCGATGGAAACCAGCCATGTGCCACAGGCAAACACCAGTGCCAGCTCAACAGCATCCAGTTCGGGCAACAGCTCCAATGCCAGCAGCAATGCAGCACCTCCAGCCACTGCCTCCGTCTCCGTGTCGAGCTCAGCGTCTGTTGTTGCCGccactgccacagccacagcctccgtctccgtctccagctcatcctcatccacaggcagcagcagcgccatcagcagcaacagcaacagctcgcCGGCCATCTATGAATGCAAGTATTGTGATATTTACTTCAAGGACGCTGTGCTCTACACCATCCACATGGGCTACCACAGCTGCGACGATGTCTTCAAGTGCAACATGTGCGGCGAGAAATGCGACGGACCCGTCGGACTCTTCGTGCACATGGCTCGCAATGCCCACTCCTAA
- the LOC117574250 gene encoding uncharacterized protein LOC117574250, whose product MNASLIYEILMYLNSFYFGMYAAFEVGVGVLKAINLNYGENVLSREATILLSLCIIETLRIVFGRKSSLSDRGWQATASVILTLPSLAIVIYLCCFQTFVLKLEILLSALMIILQGTELVYASIFICTMCRPVTYT is encoded by the exons aTGAACGCCAGCCTTATATATGAGATACTCATGTATTTGAACTCATTCTATTTTGGCATGTACGCCGCCTTTGAAGTGGGAGTCGGGGTGCTAAAGGCAATCAATCTGAATTACGGCGAAAACGTTCTGTCACGTGAGGCAACCATTTTGCTCTCGCTGTGCATCATCGAAACGCTGCGCATTGTCTTTGGTCGCAAAAGCAGCCTCAGCGATCGAG GCTGGCAAGCGACCGCATCCGTAATATTAACACTGCCCAGTCTCGCTATTGTTATctatttgtgttgttttcaAACTTTTGTTCTCAAACTCGAAATTCTTCTGAGTGCCTTAATGATCATCCTCCAAGGTACTGAACTAGTCTACGCCAGCATATTCATTTGTACAATGTGTCGACCCGTAACATACACCTAG